The genomic interval ttcgatacaccgcttcggccggccattttgattttttatttataacagtaactgtcacttcggcttaggtcataatggcattttggtcgccgttaaagtcatatcaaaaatatatatttaacatttaattttaatgacattttgaataggtatattgtttattacttgtgaataaaaattacgataagtgtaattaaaaaggtacaataaacagtaatgactcgcctgtaataccaggagaacagaatcgagactgtttggcctttcgaccgttcttaagtGTGGCCCTTCCTAACAGCaaagtgacgttgacttaaagctgtagttttaattgagcgcctcgacgagtcagaaccgggatgaaatgtttaccatatataatttgctactggaagttttacgcacgttcgaaaatgtcgaattcgtgttttattttttcaattcgTAACTTtatgcaaagattttaaatctaaatcgttatttaagaaattttattcgtttttacgcctttacgcatgttatctggagcactgctatATGCTAAttacagaaatatgctattatcaggtatgctaataagtggaatccagaaattatccttcagtctgacagaatttcgtagcctgtcagaccaaacatctgacagattattttacattttgcggtgtctgacttggcttctcacttatgagtccatgatgctaaatgttttagattcaacactagttggctcaacctcacgacaccagagctcctgtgatgcaaatatacttaagtggtataaagagatTTTTTTCcccctgcaaattgcgtttagttcctcacttctggttaaaaacaaacctgttaccctccgattgactgtaaatttaaacagcaaactccaatacatattcctgtttgtattcttgtatgaaaatgtccacaacatatgggcgcagttacatggggactgaatattcaaatacatgtaggttaagaagtacagtaaatgacatgacaaaatgctgttaggacatatcatcatccttaattctaaaccagctatacatgacattattcttaagaggggcatttcagaataaagataaaaagatacaaacgattcgcaatggaaaaattatttcctgcaaatattttttatcgaaattatttccgtcaagacatgttgtacaatagcatgccatggttaaaatgagtgtgtaatacaatgcctaatctctttctgcaaagtttgggaagtctgctttagggacattataatggaaggacagatgaaaggtaactcattatagtgccaccaatgtaattattatgcatttttttcgctgttcagagctgaaaataacatcccagaacttaattatgcactgccaagttattcaataaatagtaaattgtaaacatttcaattataaaaaattaaacaacttgtaattcagacacaactcacattttacctgttgttagctttgaacaagctaataggcctcggtgaaaaataatttacattgaaattgagaaaagtcctcgagaactcagtgccccagataattatttgggaaaaagggttttcaaccattgattttgaaaaatagggtgattccattcttcatatagagtgaaatgagtaataaaaatgcatacctttaaataattgctgatttacttccgttgacgctgcacacttgtattgattcaatagaactgtaaacgatcatcataaattttaataaactgatgtttcgtaatatctttaatccttgaaactgtccatgatataaactttaaaaaatgtcgacaatttctaaccaatgacatgcttttttatacttttgacagatttgttaagtcacagactttccatcatgttttttggatgtcaactcaactgctgtatgcacagtttctaacaaaatcgataacaggaatgattcggcacttattggctcttgctttcttgattcgaaaaagtttgcgatcggctgatattttggcgcaacaatcttgGACGTCTTTCGAactctcttagctatttttattttgcatcgtaatagaaactgaaactacagacgctttacaaatacatgcacaatgagcgacgaattaggtcagattgaaaacgcatagcgtttgaataactatgaccgtttgctaagCTTGCTAagtgtaagcgtcaccgcgttacgataataattccaaagagaaaatacctaaaatgagcaaagcatttttaatcgaagttttgtatcgttaatttgacgaatttgcgtaaaagtcaaattggttgcgttttcaatactcatgatattgtatttctttgcatttttaaatattttaattgggtaaaagacgcagatacgcagcttatctggggcactgagaactggttaacagacatgatattttggataattgtaaaagttaggacagcagatatatacatgtattagtctcatttataagacgcgcaaagaatttagagatactttttatatgggctaaattctccaaatattacccatataaaaagtagcttaatatttaagagcgtcaaaaatttggactaatacatgtatggggagaacgagaaacgtaaacaatgttaaccagaaaggcacaatcacaggcaatcggcacctgtgtcggaagcaattattaagaatcatttagaaagtaaatcgatagaaaaagagaacctacacttgcgcacccattgagcaattcttatcagtcatcgtcgtgattttcgcaaaagttttaacagccgttagacatttatgatcgattttcttattaagcgaatggcaacaattttttgatcgactagtttgcagccaaaatataaagcacttaccgcgtgtcaatgttaaactttaaacaggtcgtcacataaacttgcagaagatgtgaaaaaggcaccatcatggcggcagccattttttccaaacaaaccagttttgcaccaaatggcaaatataacaagagttctgattggctaatgccataatctaaaaataaatgctggtcgagcaggatttttctgctcgagcagaaaaactgctggtcgagcagtaaatttgctgctcgagcagtattttgctggtcgagcagcatttaaatgctgctcgagcagcatttttttctgctcgagcagaagttaaagtttcgacccctttggtatcccatatgGTTAGGTAGTCTGACTGCCATGATATGGCAGAAATGTTGTTGAAAATGGCCAAAAATTAAAAGAGGCCAAACCAATTGTGTTTACaaatcgtctactgaatgtaataactagggtaactgacattttgtgaattgttcaggaatgcatattttcagacattttctgaaatacagtatgagcacttacgttattttttgcattcaaaatatttcagtgttgaaataattgtaactgctcctttctaaaaattttattgttttaagaaagaCAAATCattttggagttttgtttcgttttccaagtattaatataatactaatcagaaaaattgaatacaaaaaaatgtttattattttaataaaacagttttttgcttctcctgaaaatttaacaaaatgtctgttatgctactttttacatttagaaaatgacatgtgttcgtaaTGTCGATttcgaaaatttggtaaaaacattatttttgccaaaaaggttgacttaatattttaacagctgatgtatgtcaccttaataaacacaaaaatggaaaaaagtaaaaatgtcagttacattaCTTATTACATTCAGTTGACGAAATGCAAATGTCTTCTCTGTATTCTGCAGTCGAAAATAAGAAGGTCGctgattttataataaaatgtgcttAAGTTTTCTTGTGTCTACATTTCAACATAAAAAGTTGGTGCTGTTGAACGAGTGCAGCCAGATGACAGAGCCTGCCTCCCTGCTGCCTGATGCCAGGTACCAGTGTCAGAAACTGATCCTCGTTGGAGACCCCAAGGTGATAGAGAACTCTCTCCTATCTCTCACTCTTTCTCTCCATCTCTCTCTTGCTAGCAGTACACAACAGACAAGGAATGACCTCTTGAACTTATTAAAGTACAAAAAGATGTCCAAACGCTTTAAGGCTGTCATCTGCCTGCTTCAGGAAATTAACTGTGCTGTTAACTTCAAGTACAAATATTGAGATAAGGTCCAGAAGATTTTttaatgtgactttaagagtgttaacaaggtgaaAAAGAGCATATTGGTCCGTTGTATCACTGAAGTTGAAATAAATGGTACCAATTAATCATCATTCGGACGTTGTATGTGTAGTGATCATCATTTGGACGTTGTATGTGTAGTGATCATCATTCGGACGTTGTGTGTGTAGTGATCATCATTCGGACGTTGTGTGAGTAGTGATCATCATTTGGACGTTGTGTGTGTAGTGATCATCATTCGGACGTTGTGTGTGTAGTGATCATCATTTGGACGTTGTGTGTGTAGTGATCATCATTCGGACGTTGTGTGTGTAGTGATCATCATTTGGACGTTGTGTGTGTAGTGATCATCATTCGGACGTTGTGTGTGTAGTGATCATCATTCGGACGTTGTGTGTGTAGTGATCATCATTCGGACGTTGTGTGTGTAGTGATCATCATTCGGACGTTGTGTGTGTAGTGATCATCATTCGAACGTTGTGTGTGTAGTGATCATCATTCGGATGTTGTGTGTGTAGTGATCATCATTCGGACGTTGTGTGTGTAGTGATCATCATTCAGACGTTGTGTGTGTAGTGATCATCATTCGGACGTTGTGTGTGTAGTGATCATCATTCGGACGTTGTGTGTGTAGTGATCATCATTCGGACGTTGTGTGTGTAGTGATCATCATTCGGACGTTGTGTGTGTAGTGATCATCATTCGGACGTTGTGTGTGTAGTGATTATCATTCGGACGTTGTGTGTGTAGTGATCATCATTCGGACGTTGTGTGTGTAGTGATCATCATTCAGACGTTGCGTGTGTAGTGATCATCATTCGGACGTTGTGTGTGTAGTGATCATCATTCGGACGTTGTGTGTGTAGTGAACATCATTCGGACGTTGTGTGTGTAGTGATCATCATTCGGACGTTGTGTGTGTAGTGATCATCATTCAGACGTTGTGTGTGTAGTGATCATCATTCGGACGTTGTGTGTGTAGTGATCATCATTCGGATGTTGTGTGTGTAGTGATCATCATTTGGACGTTGTGTGTGTAGTGATCATCATTCGGACGTTGTGTGTGTAGTGATCATCATTCGGACGTTGTGTGTGTAGTGATTATCATTCGGACGTTGTGTGTGTAGTGATCATCATTCGGACGTTGTGTGTGTAGTGATCATCATTCAGACGTTGTGTGTGTAGTGATCATCATTCGGACGTTGTGTGTGTAGTGATCATCATTCAGACGTTGTGTGTGTAGTGATCATCATTCGGACGTTGTATGAGTAGTGATCATCATTTGGACATTGTGTGTGTAGTGATCATCATTTGGACGTTGTGTGTAGTGCAATATGTGATACTCtgggaaaatgtttttttaataacattttttgcTTAAACAGTATATTTGGTTTGAAGAGACATACTTTGAATGACAAATTCCATTACAGCAGAAATTATTCTActtcattagcctgtgaagactgcacaggcggATCAGGGGCAACACCTTACGACACATGCATTCAGGCCCCTTTTCTGACAGCACGGCTCATTTGTAATCCATATCCATTGTATGTTTCAGCAACTCGACCCGACTATCGAAGGTGCAGACAGTGTCCATGCCAATGGCCTTGAGCAGACCCTATTTGATAGGCTAATACTCATGGTACAGAGTGAATACTGAATAGATACGTGCTtgttatatgtgtcttgttctgagacaactgggcaaaatgcatgtgcgtaaagtgtcatcccagattagcctgtgcaatttgcacatgctaatcagggacggcactttccgcctaaacaagattttcggtaaggagagactttattgaaactaaaaattacataaaagcggaaagtgtcgtccctgattagcctgtgcagactgcacaggctaatctgggacgacactttacgcacaagcattaagcccagttttctcctaacaagacacatatatactcTCCCATTCTACAAAGTACTGGAGTCACGATAGACTTCTGTCTGCTTGTAGGTCTGTCTGtcagaaaacaaaaacacagtttattaaatttctgcattattttgatctcttttagtaccaataaataaatatctttagtacaagtaaaatattttaatgtttccaCACACCTCAGCAGGGAGCATTTTCAAGATTTCTCCAAGATGGCAAGTTTACCTAGGTGTCTCTAAAAAAGGCCTTCAGTTTTTATGAAATGGAggtaatataaacatatttaaagttaaatgaatCAGTTGTCTTTCTTCTTGCATGTTGGCAATTGTTGTATAGACTTGTTTCATATGGAAAGGATAAGTAATAATATGATTGTATGTAATAATACTGAACAGAGAATATTAAGATATCTTTATAAGAGTCTCAGTCTTTTACAGGGTCATATACCAACATTATTGCGTACCCAGTACCGATGTCACCCCCACATTAGTGCCATCGCTAACAGTCTGTTCTATGGAGACATGCTGACTGATGGAGTCACTGAGACTGACAGACAACCATTGCTGGTACAGTAGACACATAGGTCTCAACATGTACCCAaacttaaaatttattaattcaatatattcTCCCAGGTAAATAATTTGCTGTTATTTTCTTGGGTAAACCAAAATCAATGACCTTGAAGACTTGCAGAAAACAAACTAGCAAAACAAGATCtgcttcaatatttttaatagcaACCCTTTTTTTCtacacaaaatatttattttaaaaaaatctgaatatCTATACAAGTTCCAAAGTCTGTCTACTGATTTAATAGCCATACTATTGAAGTATTATTTCTCATACTGTGCACCTTTCATATGTTTGAAATTACATCCTCCAGCTGTTCCTGCCGACCCTGTGCTACTATGACGTATCTCGCGGTACAGAGACCAGCGAGGGTGTGGGGAGTTTTTATAATGAGGCCGAGGCAGGCTTCGTCTTTTTTCTGCTGCAGACATTTGTGCTATGTGGTCTGGGGACGGAACGTCTGGGCGTCATAACGCTGTACCGCGCGCAGGTGACCAGAATCAATGATCTCCTTTCAAGGTAGAAATGCATTTGTCAAGCATGCCTAATACAGGATTGATTgatgatatttgttgtttaattgggGTATTATTGAGTCACTGTTGGTCACTCAATTTGTTGGCTCGTCTGCAGAAAATGTTTTAAGGTTGTTAAGCGAACTACTTCACATTTGTGGTGCTTTTAGATTGAATCATGGAATCTATCATCTGCATGGAATGTACCGGCTGGATGTTTTTGACACTGTTTATGCCCATGCTTATCTGTATTTCAGGGGTGTGATCGAGGcgaagtctgaggggaggaaaattctgttgactgattttgactacgcaatgacaaaccttaaaacagacatgaaAAAAACACCATCTTTAACTTATTAACAAGATTTATGTATGAAAACGTTTTTAAATTCACATATAACAAATTATGCAAAGTCACCAGTAATAATTGTGATCAAAATCAATGTCTGTTCCGATCCCTGTGAAAGATGACACCAATCCTGTTTTTGGGCTCAATGTCTTTAAATTCTAAGTAAGGCCAACAATGTAACAGTTTTCTATTAACAACAATTAATTTACCATGGGATCTGTAGTTCAAGACTTTGTCATATCCTGACACATACTTCAGCCTTACCAAGACAGTCTATCTTCTGTACTGAATAAGAAAGTGATATCAATTTCTAATTTATATCCACTGTTGTTTCTTCCCTTTCCCATTGAaatttgtatttcaataattttcaatatcagagattttgtgagattcgtacgttcaataatcttaattttcgcttcacaaaggcgccatttgcaaacaaatcagcaaaaaaaagaaacacatttttaaacaccgattttaattggaagattgggaaacaacAGCCAATTACAtcgcttgtttaaaaaaaatgcttaggcagaatctaccagtgtaatatGTTGAGAGGTTTTGCGGGCCGCAGATTTTTTGGGCCGCTTATCAAATACACCTG from Dreissena polymorpha isolate Duluth1 chromosome 1, UMN_Dpol_1.0, whole genome shotgun sequence carries:
- the LOC127832802 gene encoding protein ZGRF1-like; its protein translation is MCLSFLVSTFQHKKLVLLNECSQMTEPASLLPDARYQCQKLILVGDPKQLDPTIEGADSVHANGLEQTLFDRLILMGHIPTLLRTQYRCHPHISAIANSLFYGDMLTDGVTETDRQPLLLFLPTLCYYDVSRGTETSEGVGSFYNEAEAGFVFFLLQTFVLCGLGTERLGVITLYRAQVTRINDLLSSGGGDSKGVQVSTVDAFQGGERDIIILSTVRTKGMGFIDNDKRMNVALTRARHHLLIVGHHGNLSTNTLWGKVIQHCNRYADGVQCADEARFGMEQYLLSCSLALEKSAKGDNSQTSRGDNSQPCSGDKSQSSFNITQNSRRSSQSRVKSTRAKKSDIDSNISLVENSKSARKQRVKQGEKRKLL